Proteins from a genomic interval of Candidatus Brocadiaceae bacterium:
- a CDS encoding dipeptidase — MALALAARPDGQPTGPRDARHGKLLLDELALHHRRTRPARPLRRRHPQDHRRQRAARRAGRLPERSDRQSQRKSGRAMLNPKIEKARQAALDVLKPSAKDLEHGLALHGESLVIESYGLPPRAAPDADALNALVEAGASPGEVSAEMTDMILTRMVTDARQRAEYAEAWEAAGVTCMLTMAGQECQSPLRLLHCLAHMTFAADTSGVVERAPRPEDILAAHRDGRRCFYMTANGVPLTQRWESVEEELTYIRVFFELGVRMMHLTYQRRNMIGDGAGEPSNGGLSDFGRAVVAEMNRVGVIVDVAHSGWQTALEAARASEKPMVASHTSCAALFPHVRAKPDEVIRAICDTGGYIGIYAVPGFLGGSDDLAAMLDHIDYAVKTFGADHVAIGMDCCATASDYHTELRKIASPKSRRGWRSLWQAGPTGSAPSHDLPGNAGCQWTNWPYITVGLVQRGHSDDDIRKIIGGNVLRVARAVFPSDRIVKA, encoded by the coding sequence ATGGCGCTGGCTCTGGCAGCCCGGCCCGACGGGCAGCCCACCGGACCACGAGATGCCCGGCATGGCAAGCTGCTACTGGACGAACTGGCCCTACATCACCGTCGGACTCGTCCAGCGCGGCCACTCCGACGACGACATCCGCAAGATCATCGGCGGCAACGTGCTGCGCGTCGCGCGGGCCGTCTTCCCGAGCGATCGGATCGTCAAAGCCAACGGAAGAGCGGGCGAGCGATGCTGAACCCCAAGATCGAGAAGGCCCGACAGGCGGCGCTGGATGTTCTGAAGCCCTCGGCAAAGGACCTGGAGCACGGCCTGGCGCTGCACGGCGAGTCGCTCGTGATCGAGTCCTACGGCCTGCCGCCGCGGGCCGCCCCGGACGCCGATGCGCTCAACGCGCTCGTCGAGGCCGGAGCGTCGCCGGGTGAGGTCAGCGCCGAAATGACGGACATGATCCTGACGCGCATGGTCACGGACGCCCGCCAGCGGGCGGAATACGCCGAGGCGTGGGAGGCGGCCGGCGTCACCTGCATGCTCACCATGGCCGGACAGGAGTGCCAGTCGCCGCTGCGCCTGCTCCACTGCCTGGCCCACATGACCTTCGCCGCCGACACGAGCGGCGTCGTGGAGCGCGCGCCGAGACCCGAGGACATCCTCGCCGCTCACCGGGACGGCCGCCGGTGCTTCTACATGACGGCCAACGGCGTGCCGCTCACGCAGCGCTGGGAATCGGTCGAGGAGGAACTGACCTACATCCGCGTCTTCTTCGAACTCGGCGTGCGCATGATGCACCTGACCTACCAGCGGCGCAACATGATCGGCGACGGCGCCGGCGAACCGAGCAACGGAGGCCTGAGCGACTTCGGCCGGGCCGTCGTCGCGGAGATGAACCGCGTCGGCGTCATCGTCGACGTCGCACACTCCGGCTGGCAGACGGCCCTGGAGGCCGCGCGGGCCAGCGAGAAGCCCATGGTGGCCAGCCACACGAGTTGCGCCGCGCTCTTTCCCCACGTGCGCGCCAAGCCGGACGAGGTCATCCGCGCCATCTGCGACACGGGCGGCTACATCGGCATCTACGCCGTACCCGGCTTCCTCGGCGGCAGCGACGACCTTGCCGCCATGCTCGACCACATCGACTACGCGGTCAAGACTTTCGGAGCGGACCACGTCGCCATCGGCATGGACTGCTGCGCCACCGCGTCGGACTACCACACGGAGCTCCGGAAGATCGCCTCGCCGAAGTCACGCCGGGGCTGGCGCTCCCTCTGGCAGGCCGGCCCGACGGGCAGCGCGCCGTCGCACGACCTGCCGGGCAACGCAGGCTGCCAGTGGACCAACTGGCCGTACATCACCGTCGGGCTGGTCCAGCGCGGCCATTCCGACGACGACATCCGCAAGATCATCGGCGGCAACGTGCTGCGCGTCGCGCGGGCCGTCTTCCCGAGCGACCGGATCGTCAAGGCGTAG
- a CDS encoding Zn-dependent exopeptidase M28, producing MQVDRERLWEHEKVLCVEIGPRLSGTPADERTVEYIAAHFKRCGAEVEVQDYDCPGWEHEGTELTLLAEGGPQALPAFAQTFSEACDVEAELAVVGTRHELEFRPDLEGKVIVLEGEVGGPQAANRNSTLLAVEERKPLAIIVVDQIDDVSTKLLRDPFLRVPGAAVGPSVGAVLKRNAGRLARLRIRARRYDSTSHNVIGHLPGSEPGRIVIGAHYDTAAESPGAGDDGGGTAAVLELCEVFSGARERRLGIDFIAFGAEEYGRHLRALGSVEYVRRHWAEVLQTQAMLQADGIGIAGAGISAHVMGWHPAQAEQILRILAQIPDCAADQKPETGSDHVPFYLHNVPAILFGCVRRGLPIHSAADTIDKMGRDDLAAAAQAIGAVAEHLTRTLRD from the coding sequence ATGCAGGTGGACAGAGAGCGGCTCTGGGAGCATGAGAAGGTCCTGTGTGTGGAGATCGGCCCCCGATTGAGCGGCACGCCCGCCGACGAGCGGACGGTCGAGTACATCGCCGCGCACTTCAAGCGGTGCGGGGCCGAAGTGGAGGTTCAGGATTACGATTGCCCGGGTTGGGAGCACGAGGGCACGGAGTTGACGCTGCTGGCCGAGGGCGGGCCGCAGGCTCTCCCGGCGTTTGCGCAGACGTTCTCGGAAGCGTGCGACGTCGAGGCCGAACTGGCCGTCGTCGGCACCCGCCACGAGTTGGAGTTCCGCCCCGACCTCGAAGGCAAGGTCATCGTGCTCGAAGGCGAGGTGGGCGGCCCGCAGGCGGCGAACCGCAACTCGACGCTCCTCGCCGTCGAGGAGCGCAAGCCGCTCGCCATCATCGTCGTCGACCAGATCGACGACGTCTCGACCAAGCTGCTGCGCGACCCGTTCCTGCGCGTGCCCGGCGCCGCCGTGGGGCCGTCGGTCGGCGCCGTACTCAAGCGGAACGCGGGCCGCCTCGCGCGGCTGCGCATCCGGGCGCGCCGCTACGATTCGACCAGCCACAACGTGATCGGCCACCTGCCGGGCTCCGAGCCGGGCCGCATCGTCATCGGCGCGCACTACGACACGGCGGCCGAGTCGCCCGGCGCCGGCGACGACGGCGGCGGCACGGCGGCCGTCCTGGAGCTTTGCGAAGTCTTCTCCGGCGCGCGGGAACGCCGCCTGGGCATCGACTTCATCGCGTTCGGCGCGGAGGAGTACGGGCGCCACCTGCGCGCGCTCGGCAGCGTGGAGTACGTCCGCCGCCACTGGGCCGAGGTGCTGCAGACGCAGGCGATGCTCCAGGCCGACGGCATCGGCATCGCCGGCGCCGGCATCAGCGCGCACGTCATGGGCTGGCACCCGGCGCAGGCAGAGCAGATCCTGCGCATTCTGGCCCAGATCCCCGACTGCGCAGCCGACCAGAAGCCGGAGACGGGCTCCGACCACGTGCCGTTCTACCTGCACAACGTCCCGGCCATCCTCTTCGGCTGCGTCCGGCGCGGGCTGCCCATCCACTCGGCGGCCGACACGATCGACAAGATGGGCCGCGACGACCTGGCCGCCGCGGCGCAGGCCATCGGCGCCGTCGCCGAGCACCTGACCCGCACGCTGCGAGACTGA
- a CDS encoding GDSL family lipase: MNAVPITSEYVAGAVSLEQGDGWIRPWRLVHAEKELFYPEDGLTFNAGKTPGVRVRFKTSAPAVTLHVEPGEGVRPFDLTHGADLLQTVRLPAGQGAVEFTGLGNRPRAFEIWLPQDHPVALRSIGVPDGKTIQPAAADRRPRWIAYGSSITQCAGAHSPSRTWPATTARLLGLNLTSLGYGGQCHCDPIVAMMMRDLPADVITMKLGINIMGASSLAVRSYQPAVIGTVRTVRQKHPTTPIGIITSIISPPRETKPNSVGMTLTLFREHTTEAVRRLRDCGDEHVHLFSGLDLFGEGDLSHLPDALHPDGDGYELMGRRAAETFLPALLADRP; encoded by the coding sequence ATGAACGCCGTCCCGATCACGTCGGAATACGTCGCTGGCGCCGTCTCGCTCGAACAGGGCGACGGCTGGATCAGGCCCTGGCGGCTCGTCCACGCGGAAAAGGAACTCTTCTACCCCGAGGACGGGCTGACGTTCAACGCCGGCAAGACGCCGGGCGTGCGCGTGCGCTTCAAGACGAGCGCCCCCGCCGTGACGCTGCACGTCGAGCCGGGCGAGGGCGTGCGCCCCTTCGACCTGACCCACGGTGCCGACCTGCTCCAGACCGTCCGCCTGCCCGCCGGGCAGGGGGCCGTCGAGTTCACGGGCCTGGGCAATCGGCCCCGCGCCTTCGAGATATGGCTGCCGCAGGACCACCCCGTCGCGCTGCGCAGCATCGGCGTGCCGGACGGCAAGACGATCCAGCCGGCGGCGGCCGACCGGCGCCCGCGCTGGATCGCGTACGGAAGCTCCATCACGCAGTGCGCCGGCGCGCACAGCCCGTCCCGCACCTGGCCGGCCACGACGGCGCGGCTGCTCGGCCTCAATCTCACCTCGCTCGGTTACGGCGGGCAGTGCCACTGCGATCCCATCGTGGCGATGATGATGCGCGACCTGCCGGCCGACGTCATCACGATGAAGCTGGGCATCAACATCATGGGCGCCAGCTCGCTCGCCGTGCGTTCCTACCAGCCGGCCGTGATCGGCACGGTGCGCACCGTGCGGCAGAAGCACCCGACGACGCCCATCGGCATCATCACCAGCATCATCTCGCCGCCGCGCGAGACGAAGCCGAACTCCGTCGGCATGACGCTCACGCTCTTCCGCGAGCACACGACGGAGGCGGTGCGCCGGCTGCGCGACTGCGGCGACGAGCACGTGCACCTCTTCAGCGGGCTGGACCTCTTCGGAGAAGGCGACCTGTCGCACCTGCCGGACGCCCTGCACCCGGACGGCGATGGCTACGAGCTGATGGGCCGGCGTGCGGCGGAGACGTTCCTGCCGGCGCTCCTCGCCGACCGGCCGTAG